One window of the Triticum dicoccoides isolate Atlit2015 ecotype Zavitan chromosome 3B, WEW_v2.0, whole genome shotgun sequence genome contains the following:
- the LOC119280030 gene encoding anthranilate O-methyltransferase 3-like: MASKQMVHMNQGQGERSYVLGNAQQNRMKLLIEGAIIDLYSRTSTLLPEMMVIADLGCSFGPNSLSLVLVAVEAIHGYCLQFQQAPPELCVFLNDLPDNDFNTVVKSLVTLRRINDPVVVTGVAPGSFYERLFTSSSVHLVCSSSSLHWLSKVSEVLRRNQIPAYYINDHARREKLPMVLEAYAQQLRKDFRHFLELRAKELVTGGQMVVSIIGRHSDGIAPFHIWDILAQVLSIMASEGVIDKAKFDSFYVPVYGPSKDDLREIIQEEGSFSIKEFLVHDFLIDLDSALVTPSWIANQIRAVHEQIVVQHFGDVMDEFVRITERHWSLDTSLMQEEHVGLAMLTLSVTKA, from the exons AACGCTCAGCAAAACAGGATGAAGCtcctgatagaaggagccatcatagACTTATACAGCAGGACCAGCACCTTGTTACCTGAAATGATGGTGATTGCGGACTTGGGCTGCTCCTTTGGCCCAAATTCGTTGTCACTGGTATTGGTCGCTGTCGAGGCGATTCATGGTTACTGTCTTCAGTTCCAGCAGGCACCACCGGAACTGTGTGTGTTCCTCAACGACCTGCCTGACAACGACTTCAACACGGTGGTGAAGAGCCTCGTCACACTCCGTCGAATCAACGACCCTGTGGTCGTGACGGGTGTCGCACCAGGATCCTTTTATGAGAGGCTCTTCACTAGTAGCTCCGTGCATCTTGTGTGCTCGTCCAGTAGCCTGCACTGGCTCTCAAAGGT CTCTGAAGTTCTAAGAAGGAACCAGATCCCGGCTTACTACATCAATGATCATGCTAGGCGTGAAAAGCTCCCTATGGTCCTTGAAGCCTATGCAcagcagctcaggaaggatttcagACATTTCCTAGAACTGAGAGCTAAAGAATTAGTCACAGGAGGGCAGATGGTTGTTTCCATTATAGGAAGGCATTCTGATGGCATCGCCCCCTTTCACATCTGGGACATTCTTGCTCAGGTTCTAAGTATTATGGCCTCAGAG GGTGTAATCGACAAGGCAAAGTTTGATTCTTTCTACGTGCCAGTCTATGGACCTTCCAAGGATGATCTAAGGGAGATCATCCAAGAAGAGGGGTCCTTTTCGATCAAGGAGTTTCTGGTGCATGACTTTTTAATCGACCTGGACAGTGCACTTGTCACCCCAAGCTGGATTGCGAACCAGATAAGAGCCGTGCATGAACAGATAGTCGTGCAACATTTCGGAGATGTGATGGACGAATTCGTGAGGATCACGGAGCGGCACTGGAGCTTGGACACAAGCTTGATGCAGGAAGAGCATGTCGGATTAGCTATGCTGACTTTATCGGTCACCAAGGCATGA